One Curtobacterium sp. BH-2-1-1 genomic region harbors:
- a CDS encoding DUF937 domain-containing protein: MAGLDDLLGAIPIGDIAKKLGIDEATARNAVSQAVPALVGGLQKNVENGGAASLDKALDKHAAKPDPSTIDDVDEEDGNKIVANVFGGKQQDVAAALGSTGGGVDLGGIIGKVLPLVAPIVLSKLGNQKATTQSGGGGFDIGGLLGGFLGGGSGAAGGAGGGKGGGLDVGGILGSLGGLLGGGKK, translated from the coding sequence ATGGCAGGACTCGACGACCTCCTCGGGGCGATCCCGATCGGCGACATCGCGAAGAAGCTCGGCATCGACGAGGCGACCGCGAGGAACGCCGTGAGCCAGGCGGTCCCGGCGCTCGTCGGTGGGCTGCAGAAGAACGTGGAGAACGGTGGCGCGGCCTCGCTCGACAAGGCCCTCGACAAGCACGCCGCGAAGCCGGACCCCAGCACGATCGACGACGTCGACGAGGAGGACGGCAACAAGATCGTCGCCAACGTCTTCGGCGGCAAGCAGCAGGACGTGGCGGCGGCGCTCGGCAGCACCGGCGGCGGCGTGGACCTCGGCGGGATCATCGGCAAGGTGCTCCCGCTCGTCGCGCCGATCGTGCTGAGCAAGCTCGGGAACCAGAAGGCGACGACGCAGTCGGGCGGTGGCGGGTTCGACATCGGCGGGCTGCTCGGGGGCTTCCTCGGCGGCGGCTCCGGTGCGGCCGGCGGGGCGGGCGGCGGCAAGGGCGGCGGCCTCGACGTCGGCGGCATCCTCGGCAGCCTGGGCGGCCTGCTCGGCGGCGGCAAGAAGTAG
- a CDS encoding sugar porter family MFS transporter: MVDIKPTAPSVPLPPVGQGPHVRRLGVLALVATFGGLLFGYDTGVINGALLPMKQELGLTNLTEGVVTSSLLFGAAIGAMLGGRIADGWGRRKTIILLAVTFFVGTLICVFAPVFGVMVVGRVLLGLAVGGASTVVPVFLAELAPYEIRGSLSGRNELMIVIGQLAAFVVNAIIGNLWGEGNGVWRVMLAVCALPAIALFVGMLRVPESPRWLASKGRNDEALEVLGQIRSKERAEAELEDIKRSNEFESKVQQQSGWRTLLGNKWLIRIVLIGAGIGVAQQLTGINSIMYYGQTVLIESGFQQSAALIANIAPGIIAVIGGVIAIYNMEKINRRTTLILGYSLTTVCHFLIGIASMTLVEGNPARPWVILFLVVAFVGSMQTFLNIATWVILSEIFPTQIRALGMGIAVFCLWIANAFLGLYFPTIVAATGITGTFFGFAIVGVLALLFIWKFVPESRGRTLEEVEEGVTTGNIFTVPAKQARR; the protein is encoded by the coding sequence ATGGTCGACATCAAACCGACAGCCCCGAGCGTCCCGCTCCCGCCGGTCGGACAGGGTCCGCACGTCCGCCGCCTCGGCGTCCTCGCGCTCGTCGCCACGTTCGGCGGCCTGCTCTTCGGCTACGACACCGGCGTGATCAACGGCGCGCTCCTGCCGATGAAGCAGGAGCTCGGCCTGACGAACCTCACCGAGGGCGTCGTCACGAGCTCGCTCCTCTTCGGTGCCGCGATCGGCGCCATGCTCGGCGGTCGGATCGCGGACGGCTGGGGTCGCCGCAAGACGATCATCCTGCTCGCGGTCACGTTCTTCGTCGGCACCCTGATCTGCGTCTTCGCGCCGGTGTTCGGCGTGATGGTCGTCGGTCGTGTCCTGCTCGGTCTGGCGGTCGGCGGTGCGTCCACGGTCGTCCCGGTGTTCCTCGCCGAACTCGCCCCGTACGAGATCCGCGGGTCGCTCTCCGGCCGCAACGAGCTCATGATCGTGATCGGGCAGCTGGCCGCCTTCGTCGTGAACGCGATCATCGGCAACCTCTGGGGTGAGGGCAACGGCGTCTGGCGCGTCATGCTCGCCGTCTGCGCGCTGCCCGCGATCGCGCTGTTCGTCGGCATGCTGCGCGTCCCCGAATCACCGCGCTGGCTCGCGTCGAAGGGCCGCAACGACGAGGCGCTCGAGGTCCTCGGCCAGATCCGCTCGAAGGAACGTGCCGAGGCCGAGCTCGAGGACATCAAGCGCTCGAACGAGTTCGAGTCGAAGGTCCAGCAGCAGAGCGGCTGGCGCACCCTGCTCGGCAACAAGTGGCTGATCCGCATCGTGCTCATCGGCGCCGGCATCGGTGTCGCCCAGCAGCTCACCGGCATCAACTCGATCATGTACTACGGCCAGACCGTGCTCATCGAGTCCGGCTTCCAGCAGTCGGCGGCACTCATCGCGAACATCGCCCCCGGGATCATCGCCGTCATCGGTGGCGTGATCGCGATCTACAACATGGAGAAGATCAACCGGCGCACGACGCTCATCCTGGGCTACTCGCTGACGACGGTCTGCCACTTCCTCATCGGCATCGCGTCGATGACGCTCGTCGAGGGCAACCCGGCCCGCCCGTGGGTCATCCTGTTCCTCGTCGTCGCGTTCGTGGGTTCGATGCAGACGTTCCTCAACATCGCCACGTGGGTGATCCTGTCCGAGATCTTCCCGACGCAGATCCGTGCGCTCGGCATGGGCATCGCGGTGTTCTGCCTCTGGATCGCGAACGCGTTCCTCGGGCTGTACTTCCCGACCATCGTCGCCGCGACCGGCATCACCGGGACCTTCTTCGGTTTCGCGATCGTCGGCGTGCTCGCCCTGCTCTTCATCTGGAAGTTCGTCCCGGAGAGCCGCGGTCGCACCCTCGAAGAGGTGGAGGAGGGCGTCACCACCGGCAACATCTTCACGGTCCCCGCGAAGCAGGCACGGCGGTAG
- a CDS encoding zinc-binding dehydrogenase, whose translation MRAVVHETFAEPAEVLGVQERPVPTPGAGEVLVRTVLSPIHNHDLWTVRGTYGFKPDLPAASGTEALGVVEALGEGVTNLQVGQRVAGGAFGVWAEYYTANAAGLVPVPDAMPDEAAAQLVSMPFSAISLLHSLDLHEGDWLIQNAANGAVGRMVAQLGAARGINVIGLVRRAAGVEELREQGIERIVATDADDWKDQVAAITGGAPIVAGVESVGGKAAGDIASVLGENATLVVFGAMASPTLEIPSGKVIFGQLTVKGFWGSVVSKTMPAETKGQLFGELITRVLDGSLTLPVAETFAFEDVRDAVRASDTAGRVGKVLLRP comes from the coding sequence ATGCGCGCCGTCGTCCACGAGACCTTCGCCGAGCCGGCCGAGGTCCTCGGCGTGCAGGAGCGCCCGGTCCCCACCCCCGGCGCCGGCGAGGTCCTCGTCCGCACGGTCCTCTCCCCCATCCACAACCACGACCTCTGGACCGTCCGCGGCACGTACGGCTTCAAGCCCGACCTGCCAGCGGCCTCCGGCACCGAGGCGCTCGGCGTGGTCGAGGCCCTCGGCGAGGGCGTCACGAACCTGCAGGTCGGCCAGCGCGTCGCCGGCGGGGCGTTCGGCGTCTGGGCCGAGTACTACACCGCGAACGCCGCCGGGCTCGTCCCGGTGCCCGACGCGATGCCCGACGAGGCCGCGGCCCAGCTCGTCTCGATGCCGTTCAGCGCGATCAGCCTGCTGCACTCGCTCGACCTGCACGAGGGCGACTGGCTGATCCAGAACGCCGCGAACGGTGCGGTCGGCCGCATGGTCGCCCAGCTCGGCGCCGCGCGTGGCATCAACGTCATCGGGCTCGTGCGCCGCGCCGCCGGCGTCGAGGAGCTCCGCGAGCAGGGCATCGAGCGCATCGTCGCCACCGACGCGGACGACTGGAAGGACCAGGTCGCCGCGATCACCGGCGGCGCGCCGATCGTCGCGGGCGTCGAGTCCGTCGGCGGCAAGGCCGCCGGCGACATCGCGAGCGTGCTCGGCGAGAACGCCACCCTCGTCGTGTTCGGCGCGATGGCCTCCCCCACGCTCGAGATCCCGTCCGGCAAGGTCATCTTCGGCCAGCTCACGGTGAAGGGGTTCTGGGGCAGCGTCGTCAGCAAGACGATGCCTGCTGAGACGAAGGGGCAGCTCTTCGGCGAGCTCATCACCCGCGTGCTCGACGGTTCGCTGACGCTCCCCGTCGCGGAGACGTTCGCCTTCGAGGACGTCCGCGACGCGGTCCGTGCCTCGGACACCGCCGGCCGCGTCGGCAAGGTGCTCCTGCGCCCGTAG
- a CDS encoding organic hydroperoxide resistance protein gives MEALYTAEALSTGAGRDGRVATSDGSFALDLAIPKEMGGSGAGTNPEQLFAAGYAACFHSALQGVARSQKVKITDSSVGGRVQIGPNGEGGYQLAVLLEVVLPGLEHDQAQALADAAHQVCPYSNATRGNIDVTITVSED, from the coding sequence ATGGAAGCCCTCTACACCGCCGAGGCCCTCTCCACCGGCGCCGGCCGCGACGGCCGCGTCGCCACCAGCGACGGCTCGTTCGCGCTCGACCTCGCGATCCCGAAGGAGATGGGTGGCTCCGGCGCCGGCACCAACCCCGAGCAGCTCTTCGCCGCCGGGTACGCCGCGTGCTTCCACTCGGCACTGCAGGGTGTCGCCCGCAGCCAGAAGGTGAAGATCACCGACTCCTCCGTCGGCGGCCGCGTGCAGATCGGCCCGAACGGCGAGGGCGGCTACCAGCTGGCCGTGCTGCTCGAGGTCGTCCTGCCCGGGCTCGAGCACGACCAGGCACAGGCCCTCGCGGACGCCGCGCACCAGGTCTGCCCGTACTCGAACGCGACCCGCGGCAACATCGACGTCACCATCACCGTCTCGGAGGACTAG
- a CDS encoding MarR family winged helix-turn-helix transcriptional regulator encodes MPVTDEMVCFSLYAASRATTQAYRTLLEPWGLTYPQYLVLVTLWIEGDQTVSGLGDHLQLDSGTLSPLLRRMEQSDLVRRERRSTDERVVTITLGDRGRSIRGELAHIPSTIAAGMGLPDEHAATELIATLHRLTETMHAAATPNRAAADH; translated from the coding sequence ATGCCCGTGACCGACGAGATGGTGTGCTTCTCCCTCTACGCGGCGAGCCGTGCGACCACGCAGGCGTACCGGACCCTGCTGGAACCGTGGGGACTCACCTACCCGCAGTACCTCGTCCTCGTGACGCTGTGGATCGAGGGCGACCAGACCGTCTCCGGTCTCGGCGACCACCTGCAGCTCGACTCCGGCACCCTCTCACCGCTCCTGCGCCGCATGGAGCAGTCGGACCTCGTCCGTCGCGAACGTCGCAGCACCGACGAGCGGGTCGTCACGATCACCCTCGGCGACCGCGGCCGCTCGATCCGCGGCGAACTGGCCCACATCCCGTCGACGATCGCCGCCGGGATGGGCCTGCCCGACGAGCACGCCGCGACGGAACTCATCGCGACGCTGCACCGGCTGACCGAGACCATGCACGCCGCTGCGACGCCGAACCGCGCCGCCGCGGACCACTGA
- a CDS encoding DHA2 family efflux MFS transporter permease subunit yields the protein MSTHHTPDRRRWAGLVVISIAVSLIIVDSTIVNVAIPSIVADLDIGSTLVQWVQESYTLVFAALLLVFGSLADRFGRRRLLIVGVTVFALASVLAALAPTGDLLVLARIVQGVGGAMVLPTTLSLVNATFTGRERGIAFAVWGSTIGGMVAVGPLLGGWLTTDFSWRWAFGINVPLGIAIVVGASLTVRESRDTVHAGRIDVVGAVLSVVTSASLVFGLIEGRTYGWWSNATRLTVGDWTWPGPLSPIPYAFALCVVAGVAFVLWTRRRQRAGRSTLIALDLFTIGSFRNGSIAALIVSLGEFGIILSLPIWLQNVLGYSALQTGFVLLALAIGSFVGSGFAATAGQRIGALRIVRIGIAAEIVGVAAIGFVVTSSTPWWAIVPCLFVYGFGVGLATAQLTSVVLRDVPVERSGEASGAQSTARQIGSALGIAALGTVLFTSTGTLLQHRLEDAGSSSAAASQIADAVVASSGGSIAALTEQSPTAGAAAAEAFSDGTRAAAWSAAGFLVLGLAATLRLRSRPEDTEEAGSDAAPTTADATD from the coding sequence GTGAGCACCCACCACACCCCCGACCGCCGACGCTGGGCCGGACTCGTCGTCATCAGCATCGCCGTCTCGCTCATCATCGTCGATTCGACCATCGTGAACGTCGCGATCCCGAGCATCGTGGCCGACCTCGACATCGGTTCCACCCTGGTGCAGTGGGTGCAGGAGAGCTACACCCTGGTCTTCGCGGCGCTCCTGCTCGTGTTCGGCTCGCTCGCCGACCGCTTCGGCCGGCGGCGCCTGCTGATCGTGGGCGTCACGGTGTTCGCGCTCGCCTCGGTCCTCGCCGCACTGGCCCCGACGGGCGACCTGCTCGTGCTCGCCCGCATCGTGCAGGGCGTCGGCGGCGCGATGGTGCTGCCGACGACCCTCTCGCTCGTGAACGCCACCTTCACCGGCCGCGAGCGCGGGATCGCCTTCGCCGTCTGGGGCTCCACGATCGGCGGCATGGTCGCGGTGGGCCCACTCCTCGGCGGCTGGCTGACGACGGACTTCTCGTGGCGGTGGGCGTTCGGCATCAACGTGCCGCTCGGCATCGCGATCGTCGTCGGCGCATCCCTGACCGTCCGCGAGTCCCGCGACACCGTGCACGCCGGCCGGATCGACGTCGTCGGCGCCGTCCTCAGCGTCGTGACGAGCGCCTCGCTCGTGTTCGGCCTCATCGAGGGACGCACGTACGGCTGGTGGTCGAACGCCACCCGGCTGACGGTCGGCGACTGGACCTGGCCCGGACCGCTCTCCCCGATCCCCTACGCGTTCGCGCTCTGCGTCGTCGCGGGCGTGGCGTTCGTCCTCTGGACGAGGCGGCGACAGCGCGCGGGCCGCTCCACGCTCATCGCGCTCGACCTCTTCACGATCGGGTCGTTCCGGAACGGGTCGATCGCGGCACTCATCGTGTCCCTCGGCGAGTTCGGCATCATCCTGTCCCTGCCGATCTGGCTGCAGAACGTGCTCGGGTACTCGGCGCTGCAGACCGGATTCGTCCTGCTCGCCCTGGCCATCGGGTCGTTCGTCGGGAGCGGGTTCGCGGCGACGGCCGGCCAGCGGATCGGCGCGCTGCGGATCGTCCGGATCGGCATCGCCGCGGAGATCGTCGGCGTCGCGGCGATCGGCTTCGTCGTGACCTCGTCGACGCCGTGGTGGGCGATCGTGCCGTGCCTGTTCGTCTACGGGTTCGGTGTCGGGCTCGCGACCGCGCAGCTCACGAGCGTCGTGCTGCGGGACGTCCCGGTCGAGCGCAGCGGCGAGGCCTCCGGCGCCCAGAGCACCGCCCGGCAGATCGGGTCGGCACTCGGCATCGCGGCGCTCGGCACGGTGCTGTTCACGTCGACCGGCACGCTGCTGCAGCACCGGCTCGAGGACGCCGGGTCCTCGAGCGCGGCCGCGTCGCAGATCGCCGATGCCGTGGTCGCGTCCTCCGGCGGGTCGATCGCGGCACTCACCGAGCAGAGTCCGACGGCAGGAGCCGCTGCGGCCGAGGCGTTCAGTGACGGCACGCGCGCGGCCGCCTGGTCGGCCGCGGGCTTCCTGGTGCTCGGCCTCGCGGCGACCCTGCGCCTGCGCAGCCGCCCCGAGGACACCGAGGAGGCCGGATCGGACGCCGCCCCGACGACCGCCGACGCGACCGACTGA
- the mvk gene encoding mevalonate kinase — MTTNDLDNSATTGAGPTRRTGRASSHGKTILIGEHAVVYGAPALVLPVIDAVVVATVTPIDDAEGHHLESTVHTGPLDLAPAAVMPTVTAVTATLRHFGVADRRFHVRVDSEVPTARGMGSSAAVAAAVTAAVADALGETLDAEAHHGLIQECERVAHGRPSGLDARGVVADAPVWFEGGRIEPVELGARFAFVVADTGVPGHTREAVSAVRARHDADPDGTGAVIDRIGALARRARATLVDGDAQALGATMDAAHELLSDLDVSSDDLDRLVGAARAADALGAKLTGGGRGGCVIALATDVDHADRIAAALRGAGAAATWTTTIGDRA, encoded by the coding sequence ATGACCACCAACGACCTCGACAACTCAGCGACCACTGGAGCCGGCCCCACCCGCCGCACCGGTAGGGCGTCGTCCCACGGCAAGACGATCCTGATCGGGGAGCACGCCGTGGTCTACGGCGCACCCGCGCTCGTCCTGCCGGTCATCGACGCCGTGGTGGTCGCGACGGTCACGCCGATCGACGACGCCGAGGGGCACCACCTCGAGTCGACCGTGCACACCGGCCCGCTCGACCTCGCCCCCGCTGCCGTGATGCCGACCGTCACCGCGGTGACCGCAACGCTGCGGCACTTCGGCGTGGCGGACCGCCGCTTCCACGTGCGCGTCGACAGCGAGGTCCCCACCGCTCGCGGCATGGGATCGAGCGCGGCGGTGGCAGCCGCGGTGACCGCGGCGGTCGCGGACGCACTCGGCGAGACGCTCGACGCCGAGGCGCACCACGGACTCATCCAGGAGTGCGAGCGGGTCGCCCACGGCCGACCGTCCGGACTCGACGCCCGCGGGGTCGTCGCCGACGCACCGGTCTGGTTCGAGGGCGGCCGCATCGAGCCGGTCGAGCTCGGCGCCCGGTTCGCCTTCGTGGTCGCCGACACCGGGGTCCCCGGCCACACGCGCGAGGCGGTGTCCGCCGTCCGTGCCCGTCACGACGCCGACCCGGACGGCACCGGCGCCGTGATCGACCGGATCGGCGCACTCGCCCGACGCGCGCGGGCGACGCTCGTGGACGGCGACGCACAGGCGCTCGGTGCCACGATGGACGCCGCGCACGAGCTGCTCAGCGACCTCGACGTGTCGAGCGACGACCTGGACCGGCTCGTCGGCGCCGCGCGTGCGGCCGACGCCCTCGGCGCGAAGCTCACGGGCGGGGGCCGCGGCGGGTGCGTCATCGCCCTCGCCACGGACGTCGACCACGCGGACCGCATCGCGGCCGCACTGCGCGGCGCGGGTGCCGCAGCCACCTGGACCACCACGATCGGAGACCGCGCCTGA
- the mvaD gene encoding diphosphomevalonate decarboxylase, which produces MTATAVAHPNIALVKYWGKADASLALPATGSVSMGLDVFPTTTSVTVGVTADDTLTLNGSASTDGALVRVTQFLDLVRELAGSSARASVVSENTVPTGAGLASSASGFAALATAAAAAYGLDLSARDLSRLARRGSGSATRSIPGGVAVWHAGDDEGSYAEPIPAPPMAMVVVTIDAGPKAIGSREAMRRTIATSPFYPAWVTSTTETVGDMLTACAAGDFTRIGELTESNALRMHATIEGAFPPIRYLNARSVAVFDAVAELRAAGVEAYATADAGPNVVVLTKPEDRGAVASALAGFGDVIESGTGPGARLLGSEVPATQDPEAPAPGVVRPEESAE; this is translated from the coding sequence ATGACCGCCACCGCCGTCGCGCACCCCAACATCGCCCTCGTCAAGTACTGGGGCAAGGCGGACGCCTCCCTCGCCCTGCCGGCGACCGGCAGCGTCTCGATGGGACTCGACGTGTTCCCGACGACGACGTCGGTGACCGTCGGGGTCACGGCGGACGACACCCTCACCCTCAACGGCTCGGCCTCGACCGACGGGGCGCTCGTGCGGGTCACGCAGTTCCTCGACCTCGTGCGCGAGCTCGCCGGGTCCTCGGCGCGGGCGTCGGTGGTGTCCGAGAACACCGTGCCGACCGGAGCCGGACTGGCCTCGAGCGCCTCGGGGTTCGCGGCGCTCGCGACCGCGGCCGCGGCGGCGTACGGTCTCGACCTCTCCGCGCGCGACCTGTCCCGGCTCGCCCGACGCGGCTCCGGTTCGGCCACACGGTCGATCCCCGGTGGCGTGGCGGTCTGGCACGCCGGCGACGACGAGGGCTCCTACGCCGAGCCGATCCCCGCGCCGCCGATGGCCATGGTCGTCGTGACGATCGACGCCGGCCCGAAGGCGATCGGCTCGCGCGAGGCGATGCGACGCACCATCGCGACGTCGCCGTTCTACCCCGCCTGGGTCACCTCGACCACCGAGACCGTCGGGGACATGCTCACCGCCTGCGCCGCGGGGGACTTCACCCGCATCGGCGAGCTGACCGAGAGCAACGCCCTCCGCATGCACGCCACGATCGAGGGCGCCTTCCCGCCCATCCGCTACCTCAACGCCCGCAGCGTCGCCGTGTTCGACGCCGTGGCCGAACTCCGTGCCGCCGGGGTCGAGGCGTACGCCACCGCCGACGCCGGCCCGAACGTCGTCGTGCTCACGAAGCCCGAGGACCGGGGCGCCGTCGCGTCCGCGCTCGCGGGCTTCGGCGACGTGATCGAGTCCGGTACCGGACCAGGCGCGCGCCTGCTCGGCTCCGAAGTCCCTGCGACGCAGGACCCGGAGGCACCCGCGCCGGGTGTCGTCCGACCAGAGGAGTCCGCCGAGTGA
- a CDS encoding phosphomevalonate kinase, whose translation MIEFRAHGKLFVAGEYAVVEPGQPSVIIALDRAITARVREGHGAGSVHSEEYGHLPLTWTRAEDGIALDTEHHPYDYVMATIDLVEKLRAEQGIAPRFHDLRIHSQLDDASGRKFGLGSSAAVTVATVGALDRFYGLGLSQRKRFQVALLATIRVNPRASGGDLAASTFGGWLRYSAPDRERLAAQLDTRTVTEILGDADAWEGFDVQRLPAPENLELLVGWTGSPASTTKLVGVVRRHRNGGYQAFLDESRTCVDDLTVGLQTGDAERTLGALRRARGLLQRLGTSVGSQIETERLATLCDVVEAAGGAAKPSGAGGGDCGIALVPADTDLAGIHRAWEAHDIRHLSVAVQAPEGSVDD comes from the coding sequence GTGATCGAGTTCCGTGCCCACGGCAAGCTGTTCGTCGCGGGCGAGTACGCCGTCGTCGAGCCGGGCCAGCCGTCCGTCATCATCGCCCTCGACCGCGCCATCACCGCGCGCGTGCGCGAGGGCCACGGCGCCGGCAGCGTGCACTCCGAGGAGTACGGACACCTCCCGCTCACCTGGACCCGCGCCGAGGACGGCATCGCACTCGACACCGAGCACCACCCGTACGACTACGTGATGGCGACGATCGACCTCGTCGAGAAGCTCCGCGCCGAGCAGGGCATCGCACCGCGGTTCCACGACCTCCGCATCCACAGCCAGCTCGACGACGCGAGCGGCCGGAAGTTCGGGCTCGGGTCCTCCGCGGCGGTGACCGTCGCCACGGTGGGGGCCCTCGACCGCTTCTACGGACTCGGGCTCTCGCAGCGGAAGCGCTTCCAGGTCGCCCTGCTCGCCACGATCCGGGTGAACCCGCGCGCATCCGGCGGGGACCTCGCCGCGAGCACCTTCGGCGGCTGGCTCCGCTACAGCGCGCCGGACCGCGAGCGGCTCGCGGCGCAGCTCGACACCCGCACCGTGACCGAGATCCTCGGCGACGCGGACGCGTGGGAGGGCTTCGACGTCCAGCGGCTGCCCGCCCCCGAGAACCTCGAGCTGCTCGTCGGCTGGACCGGTTCGCCGGCCTCGACCACGAAGCTCGTCGGTGTCGTCCGTCGGCACCGCAACGGCGGCTACCAGGCGTTCCTCGACGAGAGTCGCACCTGCGTCGACGACCTCACCGTCGGCCTCCAGACCGGCGACGCCGAGCGCACCCTCGGGGCACTCCGGCGCGCCCGTGGGCTGCTCCAGCGCCTCGGCACGTCGGTCGGCTCGCAGATCGAGACCGAGCGACTCGCGACCCTGTGCGACGTCGTCGAAGCCGCGGGCGGGGCGGCCAAGCCGTCCGGTGCCGGCGGCGGCGACTGCGGCATCGCGCTCGTCCCGGCGGACACCGACCTCGCCGGCATCCACCGCGCCTGGGAGGCGCACGACATCAGACACCTCAGCGTCGCGGTGCAAGCGCCCGAAGGGAGCGTCGATGACTGA
- a CDS encoding hydroxymethylglutaryl-CoA reductase: protein MTDLLTPIPTKWVGPIRISGNAVEGEHEVPLATYESPLWPSVGRGARISRMVEGGIVATVVDERMTRSVVVRADSAAAAHLATGRILARQDELEQIVAGQSRFAKLIEVHPEIVGDLLFLRFAFTTGDASGHNMVTQAADKLLPAILAWEPGLRYVSVSGNFCTDKKATAVNGIRGRGRNTVAEIVIPGEVVEKRLRSSAARIAELNVAKNLVGSTIAGAIRSANAHYANMLLGFYLATGQDAANIVEGSQGITSAEDRDGDLYFATSLPHLIVGTVGNGKGGDLPVVEDALVRLGCREDREPGANARRLAALCAATVLCGELSLLAAQTNPGELMAAHVAMERRGAKPAGGAA, encoded by the coding sequence ATGACTGACCTGCTGACCCCGATCCCCACGAAGTGGGTGGGGCCGATCCGCATCAGCGGCAACGCGGTGGAGGGCGAGCACGAGGTGCCGCTCGCCACGTACGAGTCGCCGCTCTGGCCGTCCGTCGGCCGCGGTGCCCGCATCTCGCGCATGGTCGAGGGCGGCATCGTCGCGACCGTCGTGGACGAGCGCATGACCCGTTCGGTCGTCGTCCGTGCCGACAGCGCGGCTGCGGCACACCTCGCGACCGGGCGCATCCTCGCCCGGCAGGACGAGCTCGAGCAGATCGTCGCCGGCCAGAGCCGCTTCGCGAAGCTCATCGAGGTGCACCCGGAGATCGTCGGGGACCTGCTGTTCCTGCGCTTCGCGTTCACCACCGGCGACGCCTCCGGGCACAACATGGTCACGCAGGCGGCGGACAAGCTCCTGCCGGCGATCCTCGCGTGGGAGCCGGGCCTGCGGTACGTCAGCGTCTCGGGCAACTTCTGCACCGACAAGAAGGCCACCGCGGTGAACGGCATCCGCGGACGCGGCCGGAACACCGTCGCCGAGATCGTCATCCCGGGCGAGGTCGTCGAGAAGCGGCTCCGGTCGAGCGCGGCACGCATCGCCGAGCTCAACGTCGCGAAGAACCTCGTCGGGTCGACCATCGCCGGGGCCATCCGCTCCGCGAACGCCCACTACGCGAACATGCTCCTCGGCTTCTACCTGGCTACCGGGCAGGACGCGGCGAACATCGTCGAGGGGTCCCAGGGCATCACGAGCGCCGAGGACCGCGACGGCGACCTGTACTTCGCCACCTCGCTCCCGCACCTCATCGTCGGCACGGTCGGCAACGGCAAGGGCGGGGACCTGCCCGTCGTCGAGGACGCCCTCGTGCGCCTCGGCTGCCGCGAGGACCGCGAGCCCGGTGCGAATGCCCGCCGGCTCGCCGCCCTCTGCGCCGCGACCGTCCTGTGCGGGGAGCTCTCCCTGCTCGCCGCGCAGACCAACCCGGGCGAGCTGATGGCCGCCCACGTCGCGATGGAACGTCGCGGCGCGAAGCCCGCCGGAGGTGCAGCGTGA